In the genome of Candidatus Syntrophosphaera sp., one region contains:
- a CDS encoding UDP-glucose/GDP-mannose dehydrogenase family protein gives MNLAIIGTGYVGLVSGACFAEMGNKVICVDNDNRKIKMLNNNEIPIYEPGLKELVHRNSHEGRLSFTKDIEAAVKAAKIIFIAVGTPPDEDGSADLQYVLAVAKDIARHMQDHKIIVDKSTVPVGTADLVAETVREVLGSRGRDIPFDVVSNPEFLKEGAAIEDFLKPDRVVIGVSSPEAGNIMRELYLPFNRANDRVILMSVRSAEMTKYAANAMLATKISFMNELARLCEAMGADVGEVRHGIGSDSRIGYKFIYPGVGYGGSCFPKDVKALIHMNRQKGLQPRIMQAVEEVNAEQKLLLVDKVKSHFGNDLNGLVFAVWGLAFKPQTDDMREAPSVVIINALLASGARVQAYDPVAMDEAKRVFGGKTGLSYGLDEYQALVGADALLLITEWHQFRYPDFGLIKANLLQPVIFDGRNQFDPRQMRELGFAYYSIGRM, from the coding sequence ATGAACCTGGCAATAATTGGCACTGGATACGTGGGCCTGGTGAGCGGCGCCTGTTTCGCGGAGATGGGCAACAAGGTCATCTGCGTGGACAATGACAACAGAAAAATAAAGATGCTAAACAACAATGAGATACCGATTTACGAACCCGGACTTAAAGAATTGGTTCACCGCAACAGCCATGAAGGCAGGCTGAGCTTCACCAAGGACATCGAAGCCGCAGTCAAAGCGGCGAAGATCATCTTCATTGCCGTCGGCACCCCACCCGACGAGGATGGCTCCGCTGACCTGCAATACGTTCTGGCCGTGGCCAAAGACATTGCGCGCCACATGCAGGACCACAAGATAATCGTCGATAAATCCACCGTGCCCGTGGGAACCGCCGATCTCGTCGCGGAAACGGTCAGAGAGGTTCTGGGCTCCAGAGGCCGGGACATACCTTTCGATGTGGTCTCCAATCCCGAGTTTCTCAAGGAAGGTGCGGCGATCGAAGATTTTCTCAAGCCCGACCGCGTGGTGATCGGAGTTTCAAGTCCCGAAGCCGGCAACATCATGCGCGAACTGTATCTTCCCTTCAACCGGGCCAATGACCGGGTGATCCTGATGAGCGTGCGTTCCGCCGAGATGACAAAGTATGCCGCCAACGCCATGCTGGCCACCAAGATCTCCTTCATGAACGAACTGGCCAGGCTCTGCGAGGCCATGGGCGCCGACGTGGGCGAAGTGCGCCACGGGATCGGCTCCGACAGCCGCATCGGCTACAAATTCATCTATCCCGGAGTCGGATATGGCGGTTCCTGCTTTCCCAAGGACGTCAAAGCCCTGATCCACATGAACCGGCAAAAGGGCCTCCAGCCCCGCATCATGCAGGCCGTGGAAGAGGTCAACGCGGAGCAGAAATTACTTTTAGTCGATAAGGTTAAATCTCATTTTGGCAACGACTTGAATGGACTCGTTTTTGCAGTCTGGGGCCTGGCCTTCAAACCTCAGACGGACGACATGCGGGAAGCGCCCTCCGTGGTGATCATCAACGCCCTTTTGGCATCTGGGGCCAGGGTCCAGGCTTACGATCCCGTGGCCATGGACGAAGCGAAGAGGGTCTTTGGCGGCAAAACCGGGCTCAGTTATGGCCTCGACGAGTATCAGGCCCTGGTTGGAGCAGACGCCCTTTTGCTCATCACCGAATGGCACCAGTTCCGCTATCCCGATTTTGGCCTGATCAAAGCCAACCTGCTCCAGCCGGTTATCTTTGACGGCCGCAACCAGTTTGACCCCCGCCAGATGCGTGAATTGGGCTTTGCGTATTACTCCATCGGCAGGATGTAA
- a CDS encoding aldo/keto reductase, translating into MQYRTMPGQKEKLSILGLGLMRLPTTPDNKLDEDKCQEMLHYALDNGVNYFDTAWPYHGGESEPLLGRFVDQVPREKLYIATKLPCWLVKTPSDLDSYLDQQLEKLRTDHIDYYLLHSLGQRSWKQMRGLKVLDWLDKARSDGKIRHIGFSFHDKYPVFRKIVEAYDWEFCQFMFNYLDTRYQAGIRGYELSVQKGLGIIAMEPLRGGKLVQHVPQSIAAIWSKSRHAWSPVERALNWVWNFPGSTVALSGMSSLEQLKENIRLAKHAKAGMLDDRELKVYNQARLEYLRRIAIPCSECRYCLPCPHKVAIPGVFGIYNEAIMFEAKERHTHEYKAWITEEMRADKCVQCGECLSKCPQHIDIPTRMQEVAKFFAED; encoded by the coding sequence ATGCAATATCGAACCATGCCCGGACAGAAAGAAAAACTCTCCATCCTGGGGCTCGGCCTCATGCGCCTGCCCACCACTCCGGACAACAAGCTGGACGAGGACAAATGCCAGGAAATGCTGCACTACGCCCTCGATAACGGGGTCAACTACTTCGACACGGCCTGGCCTTACCACGGCGGGGAAAGCGAACCCTTGCTGGGTCGCTTCGTGGACCAGGTGCCGCGCGAGAAACTTTATATTGCCACCAAACTACCCTGCTGGCTCGTGAAAACCCCCTCAGACCTGGATTCCTACCTCGATCAGCAGTTGGAAAAGCTGCGCACCGATCACATCGATTATTACCTCCTCCACTCCCTGGGCCAAAGATCCTGGAAGCAGATGCGCGGCCTGAAAGTGCTGGACTGGCTGGACAAAGCCAGATCTGACGGCAAGATCCGCCACATCGGCTTCTCCTTCCACGACAAGTATCCCGTGTTCCGCAAGATCGTCGAAGCTTACGATTGGGAATTCTGCCAATTCATGTTCAACTATCTGGACACCCGCTACCAGGCCGGCATCAGAGGCTACGAACTTTCCGTGCAAAAGGGTTTGGGCATCATCGCCATGGAGCCTCTGCGCGGCGGAAAACTGGTCCAGCACGTTCCCCAGAGCATCGCAGCCATCTGGTCCAAAAGCCGGCACGCTTGGAGCCCTGTCGAGCGCGCCCTGAACTGGGTTTGGAACTTTCCCGGCAGCACTGTCGCTCTCTCCGGCATGAGCAGCCTGGAGCAGCTCAAGGAAAACATCCGCCTGGCCAAACACGCAAAGGCCGGCATGCTCGATGACAGGGAACTGAAGGTCTACAATCAGGCCCGCCTGGAGTATCTCCGGCGCATCGCCATCCCCTGCAGCGAATGCCGCTATTGCCTGCCCTGTCCTCATAAAGTGGCCATTCCCGGCGTCTTTGGGATCTACAACGAAGCCATCATGTTCGAAGCCAAGGAACGCCACACCCATGAATACAAAGCCTGGATCACCGAGGAAATGCGCGCCGACAAATGCGTTCAATGCGGCGAATGCCTCAGCAAATGCCCCCAGCATATCGACATCCCCACCCGGATGCAGGAAGTGGCGAAATTCTTTGCGGAAGATTGA
- the rocD gene encoding ornithine--oxo-acid transaminase, whose translation MELEEKYGAHNYHPLPVVLAKGVGVFLWDPEGNRYYDFLSAYSAVNQGHCHPRIINALIDQARELTLTSRAFFNNKLGEYEQFITEYFGYDMVLPMNSGAEGVETAIKLARKWAYQVKGVDKDGAIVIFAQNNFHGRTMLAVSASTDPDCYEGFGPFLPGIAKIPYNDANALKEYLQAHGKNVAAFIVEPIQGEAGVFVPDEGYLKACYDHCKEHNVLFIADEIQTGIARTGKLLACDYENVRPDILILGKAISGGVLPVSAVLADREIMLTIKPGQHGSTFGGFPLACAVAKASLEVVRDENLAERAFELGKAFREQLRAIQNPMIKLVRGKGLLNAIVVEPKNGYEAWDVCLKLKDQGVLCKPTHRHIIRLAPPLVITREQLTEVAGIIEAVINEI comes from the coding sequence ATGGAGCTGGAGGAAAAGTACGGGGCCCACAACTATCATCCTCTGCCAGTCGTGCTGGCCAAGGGCGTGGGAGTGTTTTTATGGGATCCCGAAGGCAATAGATACTATGATTTCCTTTCGGCCTATTCCGCCGTGAACCAGGGACACTGCCATCCCAGGATAATCAATGCCCTGATCGACCAGGCCAGGGAACTGACCCTGACCTCGCGGGCCTTTTTCAACAACAAGCTGGGCGAATACGAACAATTCATCACCGAGTATTTCGGCTACGATATGGTGCTGCCGATGAATTCAGGCGCCGAGGGCGTGGAAACGGCCATCAAGCTCGCCCGCAAATGGGCCTACCAGGTCAAGGGCGTGGACAAGGACGGAGCGATCGTGATCTTTGCCCAGAACAATTTCCACGGCCGTACGATGCTGGCGGTATCGGCTTCCACGGATCCAGATTGCTACGAGGGTTTCGGCCCCTTCCTGCCCGGCATTGCCAAGATACCCTACAACGATGCCAACGCTTTGAAAGAGTATTTGCAGGCCCATGGCAAAAACGTTGCCGCCTTCATCGTTGAGCCGATCCAGGGCGAAGCGGGAGTTTTCGTTCCGGACGAAGGCTATCTGAAAGCCTGCTACGACCATTGCAAAGAACACAATGTGCTGTTCATCGCCGATGAGATCCAGACCGGAATCGCCCGCACCGGCAAACTTCTGGCCTGCGACTATGAAAATGTGCGCCCGGACATCCTGATCCTCGGCAAGGCAATCTCCGGCGGCGTTTTGCCCGTGTCGGCGGTTTTGGCGGATCGGGAGATCATGCTCACGATCAAGCCTGGCCAGCACGGATCGACCTTTGGGGGGTTTCCCCTGGCCTGCGCCGTGGCCAAGGCATCCCTGGAAGTGGTGAGGGACGAAAACCTGGCAGAGCGAGCCTTCGAGCTAGGAAAGGCCTTCCGCGAGCAATTGCGCGCCATCCAGAATCCGATGATCAAGCTGGTGCGCGGAAAGGGCCTGCTCAATGCGATCGTAGTGGAGCCCAAGAACGGTTATGAGGCCTGGGACGTCTGCCTGAAACTGAAAGACCAGGGCGTCCTCTGCAAACCCACGCATCGCCACATCATCCGTCTGGCGCCGCCTTTGGTGATCACGAGAGAGCAACTGACCGAGGTTGCCGGGATCATCGAAGCAGTTATCAATGAGATCTGA